A portion of the Oncorhynchus clarkii lewisi isolate Uvic-CL-2024 chromosome 27, UVic_Ocla_1.0, whole genome shotgun sequence genome contains these proteins:
- the LOC139386045 gene encoding ras-related protein Rap-2b: protein MREYKVVVLGSGGVGKSALTVQFVTGSFIEKYDPTIEDFYRKEIEVDSSPSVLEILDTAGTEQFASMRDLYIKNGQGFILVYSLVNQQSFQDIKPMRDQIIRVKRNERVPMILVGNKVDLEGEREVSSGEGKALADEWNCPFMETSAKNKGSVDELFAEIVRQMNYASAPGGDDQCCSSCVII, encoded by the coding sequence ATGAGAGAATACAAAGTAGTGGTGCTCGGATCCGGCGGAGTTGGAAAATCCGCATTGACTGTGCAATTCGTAACTGGATCTTTTATAGAGAAATATGATCCCACGATAGAGGATTTCTACCGAAAGGAGATCGAGGTGGACTCATCTCCTTCCGTTCTGGAGATACTGGACACGGCGGGGACCGAGCAGTTTGCCTCCATGAGAGACCTGTACATAAAAAACGGGCAGGGCTTCATCCTAGTCTACAGCTTGGTCAACCAACAAAGCTTCCAAGACATCAAACCAATGAGGGATCAGATCATTCGAGTGAAACGGAACGAGAGGGTGCCGATGATTCTGGTCGGGAATAAAGTGGACctggagggcgagagggaggtcTCGTCCGGGGAGGGGAAAGCGCTTGCGGATGAGTGGAATTGCCCGTTTATGGAAACTTCAGCCAAAAATAAAGGCTCGGTGGACGAACTGTTTGCAGAGATTGTCAGACAGATGAACTATGCTTCAGCACCAGGTGGAGACGACCAGTGCTGCTCGTCCTGTGTTATTATTTAA